Part of the Candidatus Methanogranum gryphiswaldense genome, AGGAAGGATCGAGGCAGCAGACGCAGGAAGGACACTCAGAGACAACGGTTATGATTTCGACATCTGTTACACCTCCTACCTTAAAAGAGCGATACATACACTCAATCTAACACTCGAACAGATGGACCGCGAATGGCTTCCCGTTTACAAGACCTGGAAATTGAACGAGAGACACTACGGTGCACTTCAAGGATTGAATAAATCCGAGACTGCAGAAAAATACGGTGAAGATCAGGTAAAACTCTGGAGACGTTCGTATGACATACAGCCTCCTTGCCTTGAACAAGACGACGCCCGCAATCCTGCAAATGCACCTATGTTCCGTGATGTGGAGAAAAAGGACCTTCCATTGACTGAAAGCCTAAAGGACACTGTGTCTCGTGTCATACCATTCTACGAAGAAGAGATCGTGCCCCTCGTGTTGCAAGGTGAACGGGTCCTGATAACTGCACATGGGAACTCACTCCGTGCGTTGGTCAAATATTTTGATGATATATCTGACAAAGACATCGTCAATGTCAATATTCCTACGGGGATACCTCTTGTATACGAATTCGATAAAAACCTCAATGTTATCGAAAAGTATTACTTGGGTGATCAGGAAGCCGTCAATTCAAAAATCAACGGTGTCGCAAACCAAGCTAAAAAGAACAAGTGACAAAGAATTAAAAAAAAGGAGGCAGGGTAAACCTGCATCCTTTTGGTTTTATCTCATTGATTTAACTTCTTCAAGGCCCATGCCATATTCTCACCCAGCACGGTCATCGTCCGAATACCTTCCTCATCTTTCTCATAATCCCCTTTAGCAACTGAAAGACTCATGTTCCAATATGAAGAACTAACTAAGACCATTTCATTGATTGTAAAAAAATGATTAATAGAATCTAATACGTGTATTGAACCTGCACGTCTGACCGCGCATACAGATGTGCCGACCTTTCTTCTCAAAGGATTACCGTTGGCCTTTGCTACGTATCCAGACCTATCTATCAACGCCTTGGCTTCAGTAGTAAGGTCCGCGAAATATGTTGGAGAACCAATGATTATCCCGTCTGCCTTGACCATCTTCGCATAACATTCATTTAAGATATCATCTTTAAGAACGCATTTGCCGTCCTTGTTCCTTATACATCCACCACACGCTCTGCATCCATGAAGGTCATTGCCACCTACCTGAACGATCTCAGTTTCAATGCCTTCATTCTGAAGAACATCAAGAACTGTTCTTATCATATGACATGTGTTGCCCTCTTTCCTAGGACTGCAATTAAAAGCCACCACTTTCATATTTTCACCATGATTCCTAAGACATCGTATCATTTTAAAATAGCGCAAACAGAGGATTAGATTTTTGTATCTGTTGGAAAATGCTTATCTCATGTCGATGGCAGATATCAACGGAATTAGATACAATTATGAGATCGAAGGAAAAGGAGAGCCGATCGTTCTAATATCCGGATATGGAGGTGATGCTCACTTCTGGAAAAGGGCCATTGAGCTGTTGTCAGAAAAATTCACGGTGATAACCGTAGACAATAGAGGTTCGGGAAGAACAGAATGCGATCTTGACTTTTCAATTGATGATATGGCCGATGATATCGCATCTCTCCTTGATCACCTCGCAATTAATAGCGCCAATATCTTGGGATGGTCGATGGGGTCCCACGTCGCACAGAATCTTGGAATAAGGCATCCAGAAAAGGTAAGGGCCTTGATCTTGGTCTCCACCTACGGATACCGTCCATCTCGCTCAGCATATATCTTGAACGCTGCTCTTTCCGCAATGGAAAAAGGAGCACCGGATGAACTCTTCGGGCATATCCTTAATGGGTTGATCTACACCGAGGACTTCTTCAACAAAAAAGAAAAAGAACAATCGGACATAAAAGTATCTGGCATAAATGATGCATATAAACTTCGTGCACAATTTAAAGCAATTGACCTTTCAGACACTACTGACCGTGTCTCGGCAATAACCGCACCAACACTGTGCCTACATGGCACCAAGGATATAATGGTTGAAATTTGTGAAGGCGAAAAAATAGCTAATAAGATACAAACCTGTAAATTCATCAAATTAGACGGAGAAGGACACCTCATTTCGCCAAAACTTTACATACCATACGTGATAAAATTCATTGAAGATCACGGTTGATGACCCTTTTCTCTTTGGCATCCTGCACTTTTTCGGTGATCGTGGATTTAATGGCCTTCGTACAAGGCCAGGTATCATCCATATATCCTATCAGATCCAATATCTCCACATCATCGTGTGTTAT contains:
- a CDS encoding alpha/beta hydrolase, which translates into the protein MSMADINGIRYNYEIEGKGEPIVLISGYGGDAHFWKRAIELLSEKFTVITVDNRGSGRTECDLDFSIDDMADDIASLLDHLAINSANILGWSMGSHVAQNLGIRHPEKVRALILVSTYGYRPSRSAYILNAALSAMEKGAPDELFGHILNGLIYTEDFFNKKEKEQSDIKVSGINDAYKLRAQFKAIDLSDTTDRVSAITAPTLCLHGTKDIMVEICEGEKIANKIQTCKFIKLDGEGHLISPKLYIPYVIKFIEDHG
- a CDS encoding flavodoxin family protein, producing MKVVAFNCSPRKEGNTCHMIRTVLDVLQNEGIETEIVQVGGNDLHGCRACGGCIRNKDGKCVLKDDILNECYAKMVKADGIIIGSPTYFADLTTEAKALIDRSGYVAKANGNPLRRKVGTSVCAVRRAGSIHVLDSINHFFTINEMVLVSSSYWNMSLSVAKGDYEKDEEGIRTMTVLGENMAWALKKLNQ
- the gpmA gene encoding 2,3-diphosphoglycerate-dependent phosphoglycerate mutase, which gives rise to MKLVLIRHGESVWNKENLFTGWTDVDLSEKGRIEAADAGRTLRDNGYDFDICYTSYLKRAIHTLNLTLEQMDREWLPVYKTWKLNERHYGALQGLNKSETAEKYGEDQVKLWRRSYDIQPPCLEQDDARNPANAPMFRDVEKKDLPLTESLKDTVSRVIPFYEEEIVPLVLQGERVLITAHGNSLRALVKYFDDISDKDIVNVNIPTGIPLVYEFDKNLNVIEKYYLGDQEAVNSKINGVANQAKKNK